tatttcatttggttGAGGGGTTTTGCTTgaagtaaaagtaaaataaaataaaaatgaatcatATGTAGAAGGAAATAAGTTGCTTTCTATACCAAATAGTAGTTGAGGTGGAAAGCTCATACAcctaaaaattcaagaaataatttcatatttgaaaTGTCATGCAccatgttaatttttttttaaattgaattgtTTAAGATAGTTGGTGACcatatttaaattgtttatcATATTTAGAGTActattttaaaggtataattattaattattaggtaAGTTTAATGATGTTTAATCAGAGTCCTAATGATAATCTTAATTTTGAGTGTGAATCctgaaaagaaaaggaaataagaTAGAATACTTCGTCTCTCGTATTAGTTGTCATGTTTTGCTTCTCGAGAGTGaaattatgtaaaatttaattagcATTTTAAAGTATATTTCCTTATCAACTTAACATGAGAAAAGTTGCAAGTTATAGAGTTTAATCGTacgatttttgaatatttaaaaatttaatattctgGCATTGACAATCTATGGTGTTCAGCTCCTTAAAGAATATAGCTCTATGTGTATCGGACCCTCCAAAAGTAGTACATTTTTGAAGTATCTAATGGATACGACAACATAATTGACAACTATCTAACAACACATTCATCAAAGTCATACAGAGTAAGATCACCTAGGTAAAACATCAAGAAGAGTTGTGGTGGTAAGGATAAGATCCCATTATCCTTTAACCAGATGTCTCTAGTTCGAATCCCAAGTATGAATTTTTATGAGACAAAAACGTAGCGACCATCAAATAGAAGGTAAAACTGTCAATCGACTAGACTTAACATAAATGTAGTGACCATCTAATAGAAGGTAAAACAGTCAATCGACTAGACTTAACATAAATGTAGCGAATGTAGCAACTGGAGCTATTCTAAAAAAGTCTATCATCCAACTCAAGAgcaataatttcaaaatatattcaGATGAGTGTGAAGTTTACTACTCCATACCAATCAGTCAGCACAAATTGCTTCTGGAAAAAGGGGATATAGATATGAGAGCAATAACAACAacgaaataatgaaaaaattgaaaccaGAGGTGGATTGAATACCAACTGTGTCTATTATTATGACAGCCTGCTAAACCAACAATGATTAGACAAAATTTCACAACTTTCAAAACTTGTTGTGCATTTTGGAACACGGTTCAGACTTCAAAAAATGCTTGCTAACATATAGACACAGTAGTGATGCTTACAAAGTGATCACAGCTTACAAACATATGAACCAAACCAATCATCAAATGGTAGAATGGCCTTGGAAGCACATTTGGAAGGCTAACATACCATACAAGGTGTCATGTTTTCTCTGGCTTTTGGCGGAGAGAAGCAGTTCTTACTCGAGATAACTTGATGAAATGAGGGATTACTAGATGCTAACTATGTGGGGAAACTACAGATACGGTAAATCGTCTTTTCCTCACTGCAAATAACTGGTCATGTATGGAGGATGTTCCTGGTACTCAAAAGTATCACATGGATAATGCCTGGAAAGATTTCTGAAACTCTAGCAAGTTGGGAAGAAGCATGTTTGGAGGTCAGAGAGAGACGAAGATAGAGAATGGTTCCAGATTGTATATGGTGGACAATATCGAAAGAGAGGAATTCCAGATGTATTGAAAACAGGAGCAACTCTGTCCAACAGATGAAGATGAATTCTGTTTTGCTCTTTAGTTTTTGGTGTAGACAGTCTCACTTGGTAGAAACTGTTGAAATTCCACATGTATTAGACTCCCTCTAGAAGACTAGAAAAGCTCCTGTTTCTTAAGAGCCTTTTGATGTAAATATGGTCCATACAACCTGTGTACTGATTGATCTTAAACATATATAGATTTACACAGTtgcaaattataaaaagaaaataatgttccGAAAAGTTGGCATACTTTATCCAACCAGGTCATTTACTTGACAATAAGCTTAAGCTGtagttgaaaatataaaatgaccCTGCAAGTTATACTAACATTCTATTTGACTGCACACAAAAACGAACGTGTGCGGTGTGCATGCCTTGGCCGCCCACTATAATCAAAATGTATGGTCATTTtaagttttacaagaaaataaaccAGTAATCACTTACATGTTCTAACAGTCTGAATATTCCTGAAGAGCATCTGTCACTTGTTTTATTCACAGTTTCAAGTAACAAAAGTTCTACCGCTATACTAAGATGCCAGGCAGCGGATTAGACAGACTAGTAAGTGATCTAAGAAAGATGTGTTTTCAACAATGCCATTCCTTGGATGCATACTATTATTACAAATAGTATTCTCATAAGAACTGGTGAAAGCTCCAGACGAATGTGCTTAGATTGAAATTCAAGTTCATGTCATTATCTTCCCCTACATTTCACTTTTCGTTATTCAAGttcatattatatattactAATATCTACCAACAGAAAAATTGAGAAAGTTTTGCATAAAAAAACTTGGCTTGGCCTCGGAGCTTAAGTACGAGGAATGAGCACACACTACTGCTATTTTCAAAATACTACAATCAAGAACTTCATATTCACCAAAATCACATTGAAAAGATGCATCAAGAAACAAGACCATCATAAGAAAGTGCTATAAGATGTACCACTATGGGGGGGAATAAGTGCTTTATAAGCATAATGACAATGTGCTTCCCTCCACCGAAATACTTCTCAAACTATAGGTGGCCACGACTTGACTAGACTGGACAAAGTTTACTGCAATAGCATCAAAATTATATGGAAACTCTTCCTAAAATGGAGTGGAGGATAGCTCTGGTTCATCGTGTATTGCTTAACCTCCCTTCAAGTCCTACTTGCATGTCCCTACTTGTCTGAAGAAGCAGCTCGTTGATCTCTCAATGGTGGCAACCGAGACAACGCCCAATCTGGTGAGCTACCGACCCAAAGCCCTATACCGGTATTCTTGTGCTTAAAATCAGGTGCTTTCTGATTCAACTTACTAACTCTGTTGTCCCACCATTTATCAGGATTCTCCAGCAAATCTTTCCAGGAATCAACGTCCTTCCCAACGCCTTTAGATTTAGGAGCATAAGCATCGAATTCAAGTCCTTTAAGTCCCTCAAGCACCCACCTTGGAGCATTCTCAATCCATAGAGAAGTACTACTAtcctttttcttgaaatcaGGGTGCCTTGCTTTCACAATTCCATCTAACTTCGCCTTTCGACAATCCCACCATTGTTCCGAATTCTTAATAAGGTCCCTCCAATCATCACCTCCCGTAACACCTTCCTCCGACTTGCTCCCACCCAATTTAACAGAATCATCATATTCTAAACCAGACAAACTATCTTTCTGTTTGACCAAATAATCAGAATGCTGGTTATCATTGTCATCCAACACAAAGTTCTTACCTTTCGGATAAACTGATTTTACATTTCCCTTTAGGGAAACATTTCGTTTCAGACCCTGCACAAAGTTAACATTTTCAGCAACAATATGAAAACAAGACTGATATTTATCCATGAATTCACAAGACAATGGTTCCATAGAGAACTTCCCATACACATAAACACAATCATTTTCCTTAACATGACAAGcaacaacatgagctaaatCACCAGCAAACACAACAGGAATCATCAAAACAGAGTTATCATCACTATTCTCATGAGCAACAACAGTACTAGCACAATATTTCCCATCAGAGGAAGTTTCAAAATGAACTGGGGTTTGCACAAAACCAACAAGATTAACAG
The nucleotide sequence above comes from Solanum pennellii chromosome 9, SPENNV200. Encoded proteins:
- the LOC107029394 gene encoding protein OSB2, chloroplastic-like, with the translated sequence MNFLTKSIAKKALFSSSSPQKCQLLLQTLSSRFASSAISKPRKPKIPKPQEPSSAYVLTHPRIEIYDEAKDVSSWPKPSEIPYQAKVANSVNLVGFVQTPVHFETSSDGKYCASTVVAHENSDDNSVLMIPVVFAGDLAHVVACHVKENDCVYVYGKFSMEPLSCEFMDKYQSCFHIVAENVNFVQGLKRNVSLKGNVKSVYPKGKNFVLDDNDNQHSDYLVKQKDSLSGLEYDDSVKLGGSKSEEGVTGGDDWRDLIKNSEQWWDCRKAKLDGIVKARHPDFKKKDSSTSLWIENAPRWVLEGLKGLEFDAYAPKSKGVGKDVDSWKDLLENPDKWWDNRVSKLNQKAPDFKHKNTGIGLWVGSSPDWALSRLPPLRDQRAASSDK